A window of Palaemon carinicauda isolate YSFRI2023 chromosome 27, ASM3689809v2, whole genome shotgun sequence contains these coding sequences:
- the LOC137621108 gene encoding uncharacterized transmembrane protein DDB_G0289901-like — protein sequence MKLFILVVLLGLSMGDGLPSTSYGTPHSGNGNGNSVGNDHGNGNVRGNGPINGIAVANGAPNGNGNSHGYGNINGITVANGAPNGNGNVHGNGHINGIAVANGAPNGNGNSHGNGNINGIIVAKEAINGNVHDNGNINGIAVANGAINGNGNVHDNGKLNGIAIANGAINGNGNVHDNGNINGITVANEAINGNGNVHDNRNINGIAVANGAIYGNGNVHDNGNRNGIAVVNGAINGSDNVHDNGNTNGIAVANGAPNENGLRGSNGNRLSKGYGALPSNGYGFDTEIDALRENIPGGGIPGEDFPILTSVPETGFSCEDQSVAGYYADTAPETGCQVFHICQIRPNEVRQQDSFLCPNGTIFNQQYLICDWWFNFDCANAKSYYSVNELLGVNPDITYGYFLSNGNGPVNDNGYSSTGNGATNTNRNGATNGNGNGATNSNGYSTGNGNEATSNGNGYGVTAGNGNDATNGSESEFTSNGNGYGATNGNENRFRSNGNGYGATAGNGNDATNGNESGFTSNGNGYGATNGNGNRFRSNGNGYGATAGNGNDATNGNKSGVTSNGNGYGATNGNGNRFRSNGNGYGVTAGNGNDATNGNKSGVTSNGNGYGATNGNENRFRSNGNGYGATAGNGNDATNGNESGFTSNGNGYGATNSNEKRFRSNGNGYGATNGNEKRFRSNGNGYGATAGNGNDATNGNESGFTSNKS from the exons ATGAAGTTGTTTATCCTGGTTG TGCTACTGGGCTTATCCATGGGTGATGGATTACCTTCCACTAGCTATGGTACTCCTCATAGcggtaatggtaatggtaatagcGTTGGAAATGATCATGGAAATGGTAATGTTCGTGGCAACGGACCTATAAATGGAATTGCTGTAGCTAATGGAGCTCCTAATGGAAATGGTAATTCGCATGGCTATGGAAATATCAATGGAATTACTGTAGCTAATGGAGCTCCTAATGGAAATGGTAATGTCCATGGCAACGGACATATAAATGGAATTGCTGTAGCTAATGGAGCTCCTAATGGAAATGGTAATTCGCATGGCAATGGAAATATCAATGGAATTATTGTAGCTAAAGAAGCTATTAATGGTAATGTTCATGAcaatggaaatataaatggaaTTGCTGTAGCTAATGGAGCTATTAATGGAAATGGTAATGTTCATGACAATGGAAAACTAAATGGAATTGCTATAGCTAATGGAGCTATTAATGGAAATGGTAATGTTCATGAcaatggaaatataaatggaaTTACTGTAGCTAACGAAGCTATTAATGGAAATGGTAATGTTCATGACAATCGAAATATAAATGGAATTGCTGTAGCTAATGGAGCTATTTATGGAAATGGTAATGTTCATGACAATGGAAATAGAAATGGAATTGCCGTAGTTAACGGAGCTATCAATGGAAGTGATAATGTTCATGACAATGGAAATACAAATGGAATTGCTGTAGCTAACGGAGCTCCTAATGAAAATGGTCTCCGGGGTTCCAACGGAAATAGATTGTCAAAAGGTTATGGTGCTCTTCCATCCAATGGATATGGATTTGATACAGAGATTGATGCTTTAAGAGAAAATATACCCGGTGGTGGAATCCCAGGAGAAGACTTCCCTATATTAACCTCTGTCCCTGAAACGGGTTTCTCCTGTGAGGACCAAAGTGTCGCTGGATATTACGCTGACACAGCCCCTGAAACTggctgccaggtcttccacatctgccaAATCAGACCTAATGAAGTTCGCCAGCAGGACTCCTTCCTTTGCCCCAACGGTACCATCTTCAATCAACAGTACCTTATCTGTGACTGGTGGTTCAACTTTGACTGCGCTAATGCTAAATCCTACTACTCGGTCAACGAACTCCTTGGAGTCAATCCTGATATCACATATGGCTATTTCCTCAGCAATGGAAATGGTCCTGTAAATGACAACGGTTACAGTTCCACCGGAAATGGCGCTACAAACACCAATAGAAACGGTGCTACAAACGGTAATGGAAATGGTGCAACAAACAGTAATGGATATAGTACAGGAAATGGCAATGAAGCTACATCAAACGGAAATGGATATGGTGTTACAGCAGGTAACGGAAATGATGCAACCAATGGCAGTGAATCTGAATTCACATCAAACGGTAATGGATATGGTGCAACAAACGGCAATGAAAATAGATTCAGATCAAATGGTAATGGATATGGTGCTACAGCAGGTAACGGAAATGATGCAACAAACGGCAATGAATCTGGATTCACATCAAACGGTAATGGATATGGTGCAACAAACGGCAATGGAAATAGATTCAGATCAAATGGTAATGGATATGGTGCTACAGCAGGTAACGGAAATGACGCAACAAACGGCAATAAATCTGGAGTCACATCAAACGGTAATGGATATGGTGCAACAAACGGCAATGGAAATAGATTCAGATCAAATGGTAATGGATATGGTGTTACAGCAGGTAACGGAAATGACGCAACAAACGGCAATAAATCTGGAGTCACATCAAACGGTAATGGATATGGTGCAACAAACGGCAATGAAAATAGATTCAGATCAAATGGTAATGGATATGGTGCTACAGCAGGTAACGGAAATGACGCAACAAACGGCAATGAATCTGGATTCACATCAAACGGTAATGGATATGGTGCAACAAACAGTAATGAAAAAAGATTCAGATCAAACGGTAATGGATATGGTGCAACAAACGGCAATGAAAAAAGATTCAGATCAAACGGTAATGGATATGGTGCTACAGCAGGTAACGGAAATGACGCAACAAACGGCAATGAATCTGGATTCACATCAAATAAATCTTAA